The window CGAAAGGCATGAACTCGGATTGCTTCTCCGAATTGCGATTACAGAGCTTGATTTTATCGAAGAAAGCTGAGAGGGTAGAAGAGTCATTTTGAGGAGATTCGGGGAGTTGAAAGACGTCGTCCCAGGTGAAGATACTGCCGCCGGCAGCTGAAATGGCAAAGGAACGTAATTGCCGGCAGCGGAAAGGGGAAATTGGGGATCTGAGACACGGAATTGGAATTGGAATTGGAATTGGGGTATAAGAAATAAAGCGAGGGAGCCTCTGAGAAATGGAGTGACAGTAGTAATTGCAACCCATTTTTACAATTCTAGTTCACACCTCAACTAAACTGAACTAAACTGTGCTTCAATTGTAAAATTTCGGGTGACTTGTGAGGATAGAAAGAGGTGAACCGTCGTTTGGTAGGACGGTGTGCCTCACGTGCGCCCAAGGCCCGTTGGAAAAATTATACTCCATTGTTTAGCtccataattattttttaaaatacgtATACATCGACGagtttattttcttatatttatcttatttaatgaaaattttagCTCAGCCACTCATAGGACCTACtaaggaaaacaataataatatattaatttcGGTATTATTAATATCTTATTTGGTAGTAGTATTTTTTACCATATATATAACTAATACATATATAGTAAATCATGACATTAGCAAtatcataatttttaatatatggACACATATATAAAGACAGAATTGTCCTTTCAAACCCTTTTCTAAATCACTTCCCATGCATGTGGatgttatttttataaataaataattttttttaatgtaatGTATGTTATGGTTAATACACCAAACAAAACATACTAATACACcctatttaatattatttttatacaccctaccaaacgaacTTTTGTTAACCTGGAAATACAATGAATTATTTTActcaacatattttttttttaatcgtTACTCAATATAAGATTGAATGTACTAAGTTAAGTAAtacaagtaaaataaatataacaCAATAACTTAGGGGCTAAAAAGCTTCTATGTCAAGATTTAACTTAGGGAGAGCATCGAGTTGATATTGACAAGATTGAGTTGCTTCGAAGAAATTTTGTACTATGAAATAACTATAGTGACATTTGATTGACCAACCAAACTTATCCTTGTAAACCGTCCCAAACTAAATGTTTGGCTTGGCTTATTAATGGACTGACAAATATTTTTTCTGTTTAAGCGCACTAATAATATTTTTTAGTAGTGGTGGTGGCGGCAACACACCACCATTGCCTGGCTCTCTCTTTTTACTTTCCAGTCTCATCCAATAACCAACCGCACATCACTAAAATCCAAAGCCATAAACAACCCAATTCTCATTCGGAACCTAACTGAACTACAACTTAAGCACCAATTAAGGCCTTTGGCTGGCATCTTACATCTGCCAAATTTCCCTCTTATAGCATCTTTTAATCTTTAGATACCCTTTCTTCTTGTTTTGTCTTTCTATCCTTCACTTCATGCTTTCTTGTTTTAcccatctcttccattttcttggaatttaacaacaaaaaaatccatttttttctttttgctgtGTATAGCACGATTCAATGGCTACTTCTTCAGCTTATCTTTGTTGTCCTGCAACTTCAGCTACTGGAAAGAAAcatatttttccaaatgggtcaGCTGGATTCTTGGTTTTCCGTGGTCCCCGTTTGTCGAACCGGTTAGTGACTCGAAAGTCAGTTATTCGTGCTGATTTGGACTCCATGGTCTCTGATATGAGTACAAATGGTAAAGTTTGTCCACTTCCCTATTTAATTTGAGATATTGAAACTGAATTATAAAAGGGTGTTAAGTAATTGTGTTTTCCTATGTGTATAGCTTGGTTGGAAGTGTCTTTTGTCTTTGAGTTTTGTTCTCTAATTTTGGTGGAAGATAACATTTCTGTGGGTACCAAGaaggttaatttttttttgttggtatTTTGTTGGATGCTTTGGATATCagctttttgttttttgtttttttttaaaaaaaaagttgttttgTGTATGTCTTGATTGCACATTTGTGTTTTCTCTTTGAGCCTTGCTTTTAAACCTGGACAATTTGACTTAAGGTGGTCTTATTTATCTGTGTTGTAAATTCAGAAGTTCTAGTGGAAGACAGGATTTTTAAGGATGTCAGCGCACTTTGAGGTTGATGGTTCTTTGTACTTTCCTGTAATCTTTTGTATCACAGATTTCTTCATCTAAAAGGAATAATGACTAGCAAACTAGGGCTTCTTGCATTTCATGTGAAGTTTTGCTTAGCAAGGAAAATAGTGCCAAGGCATCACATCCAAACCATTAACCCAATAAAAGAGTGAGCAATCATAGGTCAGAGGGTCCACAATGGTTTCGGATTGAATTAAGCTGCAAAGATGTGTGTGTTTGAGGTTGGAGAAGGGTTAGAGGGCGAGGCAGGAATGATTAAAAGATGAAATGGGTGAGAAGCATAATTCATTCCCTTTTGTATACTTGCTTTCGCAGGATCAGTCTAGGACTGGATATGTCAAGAAAGCGTAGGCAAGTTGGAAACTAAAGAACTTCACtatcatttcaatcttctctctTTAGACAGAGATATATACTTTTAACGTAACTTAATGATAAACAAGTTGtactaaaattttgaaaaagaactATCTGAATAAGGTAAAATGagttggaaacagcctcttgcaaaaatacagggtaaggctgcgtacaatagatccttgtggtccggtccttccccggaccccgcgcatatagcaagagcttagtgcaccgggccgCCCTTTTTATAGTGTCTGGAAACCTAGAGGGACAATCTCTGTTATATAAGTTAATGTACTGCTGCTGAAACAAATTTTCAACTTACAGCTCCAAAAGGGCTATTTCCACCTGAACCTGAACATTATCGAGGGCCAAAGCTGAAAGTAGCTATTATTGGAGCTGGGCTTGCAGGCATGTCGACTGCTGTGGAGCTCTTGGATCAAGGACATGAGGTTCAGAAGCCTAACATCCCCTTTCAAGAATTGCTATGATCAATTCACTTTGAAACAAAACTATTAACCAAAAAGATGAAAAAATTGTCTTTATCTTTGTTTTTTCCCAGTGACCTGGAATTTTCATGTCTTCTACTTTCTTTCAGGTGGATATATATGAATCGAGGCCTTTTATTGGTGGGAAAGTGGGTTCTTTTGTTGATAGACGTGGAAACCACATTGAAATGGGACTGCATGTGTTCTTTGGTTGCTATAATAATCTGTTCCGTTTGTTGAAAAAGGTGCACAGAGCTCTCCATTCATAGTTCTATTGTATTTCTACTTACTAAGTGGTTGCGCATGCAATGGAACTGCATTACTGCTCACTCTTAGTTAAGGTGCATTAATGCCTAAAATTAAACTTCGTTTGATAGTAGGACAATGGATATTAAAGTGCAAGGAGTCTTGATATTTTTTTCCTGTTCAGCTTTATCAGTTAagtaattctatttttttttcctgGTTGATGTAGGTGGGTGCTGAAAAAAATCTGCTAGTGAAGGACCATACCCACACATTTGTAAATAAAGGGGGTGAAATAGGGGGTATGATTTTATTTGTGTGACACAAAATATTTCATCTTGTGGAACTTTAAAATGCTTTCACAAATGACTCCTAGAGGAACATGTCTTCCAATATATAAAGTTAACATGGTCTGTTACTATCTAATTTACCGTCTATACCTCAATGCAGAGCTTGATTTCCGTTTTCCAGTTGGAGCACCCTTACATggaattaatgcatttttgactACTAATCAGCTAAAGGTAACATTCTAATGCCCTCTTCGTAATTGATTTTGCAGTTCATGCTATCTCTTATACTAAAATAAAAAATGTCCAGTATAGCTCCTTGGTTTGATCAGTGTTAATGACCATGCCTTTGGCATTTGACTCTTGGCTTCATTTATTTCTGCACCTATATCAGCTCCCTTCTTAACAGTTCACTTAGACCGTAGAATGGTATAATAGTGATCTTCGGGCTGGTTGTCTACCATTATTAATTCGTGGTTTTCtttgaaaaaagaagagagaagataTCAGTTGTTGTCATTTCTGTGTTGCTGTTGTTGCAAACCCTGATTAATGCTCGTCTTAAATGTGATCGTCGTTAACATGGCCTTCCCTTTAAATGCAGACTTATGATAAAGCTAGAAATGCTGTAGCTCTTGCCCTTAGTCCAGTGGTGCGGGCTTTAGTTGATCCAGATGGCGCATTGCAGCAGATACGTGATTTGGATAGTGTAAGtgttatttcctttttttccctCCTCCTTGTTAACAAGTCAGATAGTCTGTTTCTCTGCAAGGATGTGTCCTCTCCAGCTACTTGTTCCTTACAATAGCTGTTTCAACTTTCAGGTAAGCTTTTCGGAGTGGTTTATGTCTAAAGGCGGGACGCGTACTAGCATCCAGAGGATGTGGGATCCTGTCGCATATGCTCTTGGATTCATTGACTGTGACAATATCAGTGCTCGGTGTATGCTCACTATATTTGCATTATTTGCCACTAAAACGGAGGCTTCCCTATTACGCATGCTTAAAGGTTCTCCTGACATTTATTTGAGTGGTCCCATTAAGAAGTACATCTTGGATAAGGGAGGCAGGTAAGACCAAATATGGAAACAGCTGCTCACTGTGAATTAgctgattttggacttgaaaTTGCTATTGTGGTCCAGCAGATTTCAGCCTAAAATTTTCTCATGAATGAACTGCTTATGCTCAGTTTATTCTGAATCTGTTCTCTGTTAACAGGTTCCATCTGAGGTGGGGGTGCAGAGAGGTACTCTATGAGACATCCTCTGATGGAAGTATGTATGTTAGCGGGCTTGCCATGTCAAAGGTAAaatctttctttcatctgtttATCACCTTTTAAAAGAACATCTTTCAATATGTTCAAATGTTAGGCTCttttatgcatatataagtacTTCATGCTGCTTTACTAGTGTGGATGTGCAGGCCACACTGCTTTACAAGTGTGGATGTGTTCATTAACTGCTATGGTGTCTATGTGCAGGCCACTCAGAAGAAAATTGTAAAAGCTGATGCCTATGTCGCTGGTTGGTAATCAACAATATGATTGATGTGAATTTTCCCTCATTTCCCTCCTTTTTAATAGCATAAAACTGAAACTGTTTTGGCTGATATCTAATTGCAGCATGTGATGTCCCTGGAATTAAAAGATTGGTACCTCAGAAGTGGAGGGAATTGGAATTCTTTGACAACATTTACAAATTGGTTGGAGTGCCTGTTGTTACAGTACAACTACGATACAATGGCTGGGTTACAGAGTTGCAGGACTTGGAGCGTTCGAGGTGATACATTTGTGGCTCAGAAGCAACTATTTGCCTCAATTTGAAAATCTTGTATGATGAACTACTATATCTGTGTGTTAAGATAAGAATCTCTCTGTAATCCAGGCAATTGAAGCGCGCTACAGGTTTGGACAATCTCCTGTATACACCAGATGCAGATTTCTCTTGCTTTGCGGACCTTGCATTGGCATCTCCGGAAGATTATTACATTGAGGGCCAAGGCTCATTGCTTCAGTAAGGAATTACATTCTTATCTTTACTATCCGAAAGCTGCTCAGCAACTCAATAGATATTCTGATCAGATTAAATCTTCTGGTTATCTTCTCTGATCTATCTTGGTGCCTTCAGATGTGTCCTTACGCCAGGTGACCCGTACATGCCTCTactaaatgatgaaatcataaaaagAGTGTCAAAGCAGGTAATTTAGCTTCTTATACgtgcctttttttcttcttctctaaaACCTTTAGAACATGATTTTACTTAACAGGAAATGATATAGTATACATAATAACCGAGTAACCTGCAAGGGCCTGGGATAAGGTCTAGTGGTAAGAGCGCAACACATGTTATGTGGGTTAGGCGCACATTACGGGTTTGAAACCTACTGCAAACAAAAGCTTGGTAATTAAGTGGAGAGAGGAAGAGGTGCAGGCCCtattatccaccgagtttcgaaCTGTGCGCCACTAGCCCTTGCAGActtctttggttttcaaaaagaGTGTAGCATTTGGTTGGCTGCataagagaaaataattttttcataaCTAATGTAACGTTTGGTTAGCGGTATTAAATACTATCTGCATTAAGTTATATACATAGTTTTCATATAACTTAATGCAGATAGTATTTAATAAGAATGTGTGCGTTAAGTTATATGAGAACTATGTATAATTTTATGGGGGAAGAATATATAGTAAGAATGCGTGTATTAGCAGTACGAGGATTAAGCTATTAAACGACAAAAGTGTCCTTAAAGTAAGTGTTCTGCATTATAACCCTTGGATAACTAGGATGTGAATCAAATGGCTCCTTAATGTATAAGGTATTTTGGTTTCAGGTTTTGGCACTATTTCCTTCTTCCCAAGGTCTTGAGGTTACCTGGTCATCAGTTGTGAAAATTGGGCAATCCCTATATCGTGAAGGACCTGGTAAAGACCCATTCAGACCTGATCAGAAGACGCCAGTGGAAAATTTCTTTCTTGCTGGCTCATATACAAAACAGGTAGTCTGCTTTTATCCAGTACTCTTAATACTTTGATCCGTGTATTAAACATGTGATGCTTCTACTCAAAGAAAAAAGTTTATCTTAGTGATAGTAAGATTTAGGTCAAGTTTAATATCTGTTTGGCCAATATTTACCAGAAAAAAGAAGTGGATGGCTGAAAATCATATTATGTATATAGAAGTGCATATTCTTTACGAGTTGTGCATTGATAGTATCCGAGTCTGATTGAAATGGTCTCTTTGAGAAAGTGTTACAAGAAACTTCTTGGTCTTGATTGTTGTAAAAAGAAGAGTTCATATGTAACTAATGACAGTTTGGAGGTTTTGAAACTTTAAACTATTGGATCAGGACCTCTTTATGCCAAATAGTACACATGTCTTATGTGAAATTTAACGATGAGCTGCAGCCAAGTATGCAATACTACCTCCGATAATTTCGTTTTGCTGAGGATACAGCACATTGGTTAACTTCCATCTTGTGTGAAAATGCCTGTTTTCCTCAGGACTACATCGATAGCATGGAAGGGGCAACTCTTTCAGGTAGGCAAGCTTCTGCATACGTATGTGATGCTGGCGAGAAGCTGGTGGCGTTTCGGAAAAAGATTGCTGCTGCTGAGTCAAACGAGATCTCTGAAGATGTATCAGTATCTGATGAGTTGAGTCTTGTCTGATGACTGGAAATCATCCAATGAATACTGAAGAGCACCCCCCACTTTGTTAATCCGAGAAGCAGATACAAACATAACTCAGTTAGGCATTGCACAAGGAAGAGTTCTTCTAATATTTGAGTTCACAAGATGAAAATCAAAAGGTTCAAATATGTTGTAGTATGTAATATTAGTAAATCTGCATAGTGATGTATCTATTCTGTCACCCTTCAGGTTATTGAAATGGATCTTATTGCTTCGTCAATCATTGAGAAACAACTTTATTACACCTGAAACTCTGAGCCTTATACTtttatgaaattttattattattacttatttaTAACTAACACGGATCGGACATGATAGAGAGAGGAGGTTGAAGGCAAGGATGAATACTTTGTATCCCTCGCCCAGAAAGTATCGGTTAATACGTATGTTATAGTTGTTTTTTCATGAGAGGCAGAGAGGACAATGAAAGTGAACAGTTAAGTGAAGGAAACCACATAAGAGATGGATGGATGCAAATCATGTTGAGGTGAGAGGAAAAACATAACATGGTTGTTGAAGCACAAACAAATGTGTTCTACAGATACATTGTTGAACTGGTTGCCTCTAATCAAGATTTTTTTACGTAATTATCCTTTGTAACCATTCActctatttgggtaattgtgctTTAAGATAAATAAGAAATTCTCTAGAACTTGTCTTTTTAGAGAAAGGGGTGAAGCTGCAGTCACACGTTGTTACTCTGTGCAGACAAGTGCTCAACTATGCAGACGCTGGTTACTCTGTGCAGACAAGTGCTCAACTATGCAGACGCGGAGGGTGTGGAgttcgagcattagggttgtgaGTTGACAAGCAGTTTAGAGTTTCGTCTAATCTTTCCGGTAATATTAGTACTAGTTTTGTATTTTCCTATTCATAGCCTCTTGCTATTATACGGGGTGTCATTATTTCCAGTAGGATTGGCTCTATTCTGATAGCGTTGTATTCTTAGATCTTTGTTATTGCACGTTGCACTATTTGTTTCCGTGTCTTATTAACTTGTTGTTATTGTCTGTTTATTGcttcatttttaattttcttgAGTTGAGGGCCTTTCGAAAACAACATCTCTACCGTGATAGGGTAGGGTAAGATTTGCGTGCattctaccctccccaaaccccacttgtgggattccacCGTGTATTTTGTTGCTGTTGCAGTActtttttttataaaagtttgCTATGAAGTTTAGATATACCACATCTCAAGGGGAAGTAAACAAGAAGAGGAAATGAAATTCAGGAACATAATTTACAAAGAAACAGTCTCCTAACACCAA of the Nicotiana tabacum cultivar K326 chromosome 7, ASM71507v2, whole genome shotgun sequence genome contains:
- the LOC107772271 gene encoding zeta-carotene desaturase, chloroplastic/chromoplastic-like (The RefSeq protein has 4 substitutions compared to this genomic sequence) yields the protein MATSSAYLCCPATSATGKKHIFPNGSAGFLVFRGPRLSNRLVTRKSVIRADLDSMVSDMSTNAPKGLFPPEPEHYRGPKLKVAIIGAGLAGMSTAVELLDQGHEVDIYESRPFIGGKVGSFVDRRGNHIEMGLHVFFGCYNNLFRLLKKVGAEKNLLVKDHTHTFVNKGGEIGELDFRFPVGAPLHGINAFLTTNQLKTYDKARNAVALALSPVVRALVDPDGALQQIRDLDSVSFSEWFMSKGGTRTSIQRMWDPVAYALGFIDCDNISARCMLTIFALFATKTEASLLRMLKGSPDVYLSGPIKKYILDKGGRFHLRWGCREVLYETSSDGSMYVSGLAMSKATQKKIVKADAYVAACDVPGIKRLVPQKWRELEFFDNIYKLVGVPVVTVQLRYNGWVTELQDLERSRQLKRATGLDNLLYTPDADFSCFADLALASPEDYYIEGQGSLLQCVLTPGDPYMPLLNDEIIKRVSKQVLALFPSSQGLEVTWSSVVKIGQSLYREGPGKDPFRPDQKTPVENFFLAGSYTKQDYIDSMEGATLSGRQASAYVCDAGEKLVVLRKKIAAAESNEISEGVSVSDELSLV